GGAATATATCACGGAGACCAAAATCGCTGCCGCCAAGGAAATGATGGTACGCGGAGAAGGTCGTATTTACGAAATTTCGCAGAAACCCGGTTATGAAAGTGCCTCCTATTTTAGCAAGGTCTTTAAGAAGGTAACTGGAAATTCCCCCAGAGAATATATGCATCAAATTGAAGTAGGCTAATAGTGATCGTCGAACCCTCCAAAAAGCAGCTGCATTCTTTAGCTATAATAGTAAGGACTCCATCCGACAACAAAAAATCTCGTTTCCCAAGACAACTGTCTGAGAAACGAGATTTACTTTCGTAGTACCATCCTTGTCGCCAATCTAACACTAGGGACAAGTACCAGTAACTATTTCATTTGAGCTTGTTCTTCTCTAGTTGGACCAATTACGCCAGGTACACGAAGACCTGCTTGACGCAAGAGAACCGTCATTTGACCACGATGATGTGTCTGATGATCTACGAGCGATCTAAGCATAGCACCACGAGGCATTAATCCAGCAAAGGTCTGTACACTCTCAACCATTTGCTCGTCCGTTAATTTCTCTACTTCAGAAGCAACGTTAGCTGCAATATTCTTATAAGCTTCAACAATCACAGCTGCTTGAGCTGGAATTTCCTTCGGGTTGCCTACTGGAGTAAGAGTTAAACCAACCTGACCACCAAAGAACATCGGACAGGTTGCCAAATGCCAACCTAACCATCCCAATGAGTTGTGACCTTCAACAATTGCCTGATCTAATTTTTCATCGGTAAGCGATTCGAGAACGCGAATTGTCCCTGCAGAAGCGTTTGCCCATTCTCCTAGAAAATCTTGAACTGTTCTGTACATTTGAAATCTCCTTTATTAGTCGTTAAGCAACGATTACTTGTAATACCAAGTAAATTATAACCTGTCACATGATCTGTTACAAATTTTCCGTAAAATTTGAACTGTAATACTAAACGATCAGCGAAATCCTTCTTGCTCGTATACTGATCCGGAAATACCAGACTCAAACTGCTACTTCTTTGGGTTTGGTAGCAACCTATTTTTTCCATCTCCGCCATAACCGGTAACCTCTGCGTACCGTCTCCAGAACCAGACGGGGAACTGGAAACCTCCAGCGGGAGGCAACCGGTCGGTACAGGCGATAATACGCCGCCTTGTAATCCTCCCACATAATGCAATCCTCTTCCTTCAGGAAATCGGATATATCAACGATCAGGCCGCGGGTGTCCTGAATCATTACATTCTTGGCGTGGACATCATGCGGGTATAGCCCCCTGGACCGGGCATAGTCAAGCGCGCTGTCAATATCCTCTATGGCCTGCTCGGTGATAAGAATACCCAATTTCATAGAGTCATAGAAGGTGACTCCCCTTAGCCGTTTCAAGATCAGAAAGTCAGGACCGTTATAATAACATTCGGAGAATGCAGGATGACGACCGAGGCGGCGATATACCTCAGCTTCTTCCGTAAGTCCCGGCCTTCCCGGTGCGTATACCTTCACTGCATAATCAGGAGCTTCCGGATGATAGAATACGGCGGCATAATTTCCCGTTCCGAGTACCTTCCAGGGCTTCGGCACGCTGCGGACCTTCACAGGTTCCTTCGGATCAACACTCTCTATCGTTGCCTTTGCCAGCAGCTCACCCGTTACCAGCTCTAGCAGCTTCTCCATTCCTGCTCACCCCGCAGCTCAGTTCAAATATTCTTTCTATCCTCCTAGTTTACGCCAAAATACTAGAATCAGCTAATTTATGTAAAGAAGCACCAGAAGAGCCGAATAGCATCTGCTGTCCGGTTATTCTGGGTCTGAGAAGATAAGATTCACTTTTAAGGCGATGGTTGTCTTGCAGCTGCAAAGGATCCACTGAAGAGCGTTCCATTAAGTTCACCTAACAGTTCACCTGTTACAAATACTTCCACGGTATCTCCCGCATTTAATTCAAGGATATCCGTTAATTGAGTAACTTGACCAATGCCTTGATTGGCAAGATTAAGTCTAGTATCGGTATCGATGTTGACAAATTGACCATTCACTTTAAAATCCATAAATATCGAGCTGATTATCGTAACAGGCTCTGTCCGATGGATGAAACCTATAGTGGAAGTGATATAGTATGCTCCTGAACTGGAAGGGGTAAAGGTTGAGGTGACCGGATTAAATTCGCCATTCAAATCAAATTCCTCCGCCGGAAAAAACACTTTAAATTCTGAAAACAGTGGAACTGCGACATTCACCGGATTATTGATTATAGCTCGAAAGGCTGATGCTTTGACAACACTTGCATCCTCAGTGTCAACGGTCACAACAGGGTTACCGATATCGGTAAGGTCTTGGGTTCGAGTTAAAAGCTGAGCCTGTAGCTGCGATTGTATCTGGAATTGTTCTTGAATCTGGGCCAATAATTGAAGTTGGAGTTGAGCTTGGGCCTGAGCCTGAGCTTGCAGTTGCAATTGCTTTTGAGCTTGCTCCTGCAGTTGGGATTGTACCTGGGTTTGAACCTGGGTTTGATGTTGCACTTGAGCTTGGAGTTGATTCTGAAGTTGATTCTGGGATTGAAGCTGCAGCTGAGATTGTTCTAGGGTTTGACTTTGTGACTGAATCAATTTATTCAGCAGAGCTCGCTTTTGAGAATTTCTTTTTCTAACGATGTATACCTTCCTATTCCTCACAGATTTATACATGTTTCACCTCACGTTATTCATAATATTAAATTAGGCTCAGATTATTGGAGAAGGTTGTCTGACAGCTGCAAAAGATCCACTTTGTATTAAACCAGTAAAAGATTCGGTGCCAACTCCGGAAATGAACACTTCCACAACATCACCTGTGTTTAATTTGAGAATATCGGTAGCTTGAACAATTTGGCTGATGCTTTGATTGATTGGATTAACTCTTGAATCGTCTTCTAATGTAACTGCTGAACCATTAACAACGATTCTTAAAAAGATCGTGCTATTTCGTGTGTTTGCAGCGATATTCTGAAGATATTCAACATCCGCAGTAATACAATACACACCTGGCGCCGTAGGAATAAAAGCGGAAGTAATCGGATTATATTCATTTGCTAAATCAAATAGCTCAACAGGGAATAATACTTTTCTAGAAACTGTTACATTAGTGCTACTTGTAATTACCGCTCGAAAGGCAGAAGCTCTCACAAGGTTTGGATCGATACTATTAAAAATAGTCCTCACGGTGACATCTGGGTTACCAACATCAGAAATGGACACTGTCTCACTTTGCTGCTGAGCCTGAAACTGATCTTGAAGCTGCTCTTGTTCCTGCGCCTGAGCCTGTAATTGTGCCTGTAATTGCGCTTGTGCTTGAGCCTGAGCCTGCAATTGCGCCTGCAACTGTGATTGTCCTTGCAATTGATTTTGCAGTTGTGTTTGTGCCTGCGCTTGTGCTTGTGTCTGTTCTTGCAGTTGATTCTGCAGTTGATTCTGCAGTTGCAGCTGAGCTTGAAATTGTGCTTTAGCTATGTTCTGTTCCTGTATCAAATTTCTTAATTGTCGCAATCCTCCCGATGCCCTGTTTCTTCTGCTAAATTTGATTCTCCTCTTCGTAGTGAAATAAACTCTCCTATTGTTCAGCCGTTTTCCTTTAATCCAAGCTGTTCTTTTCATGCTCCACCTCACGTTTATTTCGAATTTTATTAAAATCTTTTGAGGAGTTTACGTTATTTGGGCGAGATTTGTCTTGCGCCCGAAAAGGATCCACCGAATAATCTTCCATCTAATGGAAGAGGGGTCCCGTTATCAAATCTAAAGAATCTGCCTAATAAAAACACTTCAACCGTATCACCTGCGTTCAGTTGAAGAATTTCGGAAACCTGCGACGTTTGCCCAGTGCTCGAACCTTGATTCGGATTGCCCAGATTAACTCTGGTATCATCATCAATATCGCCAAGGATACCGTTTATTGCGATTCGTACGTACACAGTGCTAATTACTGAAAAGAACTCGGGAGAGCGAGTAAAATTCACTTGAGCATTAATGCTATAAACCCCTGAAACCTTTGGGATGAAGGTCGAAGTAACGGGATCAAATTCATTTCCTAAGTCGAAACTTACCAAGGGATAGAATACTTTTGCAACTCCGCCTATAGGAAGTTTAATGTCCACATCATCACCTACTAGAGCCCTAAAAGAAGAAATAGCGACTAAGGGAGAATTGACTTTATTCAAATTATTGGTTACTTTTACAACCGGATTCCCAATTTTCGAAAGTGTTTCCTTTGCGCTTTGGGCTTGGAGTGTTGCCTGTAGTTGTGCTTGTTGTTGACTTTGCGCTTGCACCTGTGCTTGTAACTGGGCTTGTAATTGCTCTTGCGCTTGTGCCTGACCTTGCAGCTGTGCTTGCAGTTGGGATTGGTTTTGCAGTTGGGATTGTACTTGTGCCTGTGCTTGCGACTGGTTTTGAATTTGAGTCTGGAGCTGACTTTGCATTTGATTCTGTAATTGCAACTGAGATTGGAAGTGTTTCTGCGCCTGGACCTTTTCCTGTATCAGTTGCTTTAGGAGAGTTCTCTTAGCGATATTTCTTTTACGTATTAATCTTCTTTTTACCTTATAAATTATTTTACTCATGCTCCACCTCACACTCATAGATTTCGAATAGGAACAATTGACCCTACGCAATTATCTATACTCATATGCCTTATCCGCTGTAAGGGCATTTCACACCGGAAATACGTCTATTTCAAACGATGGGCATCAGACTGTCTATCAAATGATTGCTGAGTAGGCTTTAAAAAGTAGATCAGCAAGTGTTTCTGTGGCCATAACTAAATAAGCTGCATCCGGTAGTGTACCGGATGCAGCTTATAGCGCTAAACAATAAATCATCTACTTTCTAGACTAAACAGCTTTTTATCTAAAAATGCCTTTACATCTTTAGCAAGCTGTATGGATGCTTCAATTTCCAACTTACTTGTTGATACACTTTCGATGCTGCATCCAATTGGAATTCCCTTTTCCAGACCGAAATCGAATATGTCTGCATATTCTGTAAAAACAACAAAAAATCATGCCTCATCTTTGCTCACTATGTCGTGTGCAAAAATAAGGCATATTAAAATTTAAGAACAATATGGAATTGTCATTTAACTTTATTCATCCGGCCTTACCCCCAGTTTGATCAGTTCTTCTTGCAGCAACTTCACATCCAAGCTACGGGGCTTGCAGCCCTTCTCTATGCACAGTGCCGCAGCAATGCCTACCGATTGCCCCATATTTGCGCAGATCGGCATTACCCGGAAGCTGGAATGCGCCATATGGGTGCCAGAAATATTCCGACCAGCCAACAGAAGATTGTCCACTTCAGTAGGAACGAAGCATCCGTAAGGAATCGTATAACCTTTTTTTTGTTTGAAATGCTTTTGCTCCCCGGTCTCGTCCAATCCCGCTCCGGACAGGTTGTGCACGTCAAAGTTAAAATGCACGTTGGCCACGGCCCAATCATCGAAAACTCTGGCCACCATAATATCTTGTTCATTTAATGTCTGTTCACCAATGAAGTGACGAGTCTCCCGAACGCCAATCTGCGCAGAAGAATTGATTACGAAACAATTCTCAAATCCCGGTACAAACTCTTTCAGAAATTGGATAATCGGTTCAATCTGATTTCTACATGTTACGGTTGCGCGGGTTAAATCCTCTGCTTTAGTACCGTTCACTTTAATGCTGTTCGTCATATTGAGCGTAACGATACCTGGAAGCGGCGACGGATAGATCAGCACATGGCCGGCTGGATATGGAATATGTTGCCTCCCCAGGGTCTGGATATCTCCACCCGGAAGATCATAGGTTTCTTCAAAACCATGCACATAACGTACTTGAGAAGTATCCACGCCAGCCACCTGTAACATGATAGTCATCGGTTGCATTTTACCGTCATATTCACGTCCAAGATAGTGAGGAGCACCTGCTCTGGCTGCGATATCCCCATCTCCGGAGGCGTCAATGACAATGCCCGCCATAATGGATTCCCGTCCGGATTTACTTTCCGTAATAACACCGGTTATCGTCTTGTCTTCCAAAATCGGAGCGCTTGCAAACGTATAGAGTTGCACAATGACACCGGCTTCCTCTAGTATTTGCAGCATAACGGTCTTTAGGCGTTCGTGATTTATGACTTGCCGGAATGTACCATGTCCTCCCATGCTAGGGCCTTCTTCCATATATTCACTACGACTTAATATTTCCTCGTAAAATCCTCCCTTCGTCTCTCCAGTCCAGTGGCTCATGAGCCCCGAAGTGGCTACACCGCCCACACTGCCAGACTGCTCAATGAGCATCGTCTTGGCACCCCTTCGGGCTGCATTCACGGCTGCAGAGAAACCTGCTGGACCGCCCCCTATAACGAGCACATCGACTTCGTGCTTAACCGGAATTGTTTTAGCCGGCTCCAAATAATACTTTGTCATTAGAATACCCTCCTCGTTTTATC
This window of the Paenibacillus sp. FSL R10-2734 genome carries:
- a CDS encoding AraC family transcriptional regulator: MFSKVAKVNYAEYITETKIAAAKEMMVRGEGRIYEISQKPGYESASYFSKVFKKVTGNSPREYMHQIEVG
- a CDS encoding DinB family protein, whose product is MYRTVQDFLGEWANASAGTIRVLESLTDEKLDQAIVEGHNSLGWLGWHLATCPMFFGGQVGLTLTPVGNPKEIPAQAAVIVEAYKNIAANVASEVEKLTDEQMVESVQTFAGLMPRGAMLRSLVDHQTHHRGQMTVLLRQAGLRVPGVIGPTREEQAQMK
- a CDS encoding serine/threonine-protein kinase; the protein is MEKLLELVTGELLAKATIESVDPKEPVKVRSVPKPWKVLGTGNYAAVFYHPEAPDYAVKVYAPGRPGLTEEAEVYRRLGRHPAFSECYYNGPDFLILKRLRGVTFYDSMKLGILITEQAIEDIDSALDYARSRGLYPHDVHAKNVMIQDTRGLIVDISDFLKEEDCIMWEDYKAAYYRLYRPVASRWRFPVPRLVLETVRRGYRLWRRWKK
- a CDS encoding FAD-dependent oxidoreductase — protein: MTKYYLEPAKTIPVKHEVDVLVIGGGPAGFSAAVNAARRGAKTMLIEQSGSVGGVATSGLMSHWTGETKGGFYEEILSRSEYMEEGPSMGGHGTFRQVINHERLKTVMLQILEEAGVIVQLYTFASAPILEDKTITGVITESKSGRESIMAGIVIDASGDGDIAARAGAPHYLGREYDGKMQPMTIMLQVAGVDTSQVRYVHGFEETYDLPGGDIQTLGRQHIPYPAGHVLIYPSPLPGIVTLNMTNSIKVNGTKAEDLTRATVTCRNQIEPIIQFLKEFVPGFENCFVINSSAQIGVRETRHFIGEQTLNEQDIMVARVFDDWAVANVHFNFDVHNLSGAGLDETGEQKHFKQKKGYTIPYGCFVPTEVDNLLLAGRNISGTHMAHSSFRVMPICANMGQSVGIAAALCIEKGCKPRSLDVKLLQEELIKLGVRPDE